One window from the genome of Gouania willdenowi unplaced genomic scaffold, fGouWil2.1 scaffold_81_arrow_ctg1, whole genome shotgun sequence encodes:
- the LOC114460846 gene encoding transcription factor 7-like, translating to MWAREKQEDEYRAQQNGGQYGGQQNPCLVAFNDGGYRAQTIEEHTNLITSLKQDYWPSPNLGPLTFPPTPSVAKYVNNLYPPANTSPATTYHETPVYAAGWTTAPTFGGQKTKKIQKEKEAEGLVIKNAFTLFIKEKRENVEKELGVFTSTEVNKLLAERWNLLAPDQREKYIAEATVDAILYAMKNPGRSHKINYRNKRKQSRAKGVHAKKTK from the exons ATGTGGGCCCGGGAAAAGCAGGAGGACGAGTACAGAGCCCAACAAAATGGAGGCCAGTATGGGGGCCAACAGAATCCTTGCCTTGTAGCGTTCAATGATGGCGGGTACAGAGCCCAAACCATCGAGGAACACACAAACCTAATCACCTCGCTGAAACAAGATTACTGGCCCTCACCAAATCTTGGCCCCTTAACCTTCCCCCCTACCCCCAGTGTGGCAAAATATGTTAACAACCTTTACCCCCCGGCTAATACTTCACCTGCTACGACA TATCATGAAACTCCAGTGTACGCTGCAGGGTGGACTACAGCTCCCACTTTTGGAGGACA AAAGACAAAGAAGATtcagaaggagaaggaggcagAGGGGCTGGTCATCAAAAACGCCTTCACGCTCTTCATTAAAGAGAAAAGGGAGAATGTGGAAAAGGAGCTGGGCGTGTTTACGAGCACTGAGGTGAACAAACTTCTTGCTGAACGG TGGAATTTGTTGGCACCAGatcaaagagaaaaatatattgctGAAGCGACAGTGGATGCTATCCTCTACGCCATGAAGAACCCCGGCCGCAGTCACAAAATCAACTAT AGAAACAAGAGGAAACAAAGTCGGGCCAAAGGTGTTCAtgctaaaaaaactaaataa